A region from the Bacteroidota bacterium genome encodes:
- a CDS encoding cytochrome c family protein gives MIFLQGKVQILLRILSMAVFLEFSTGETAMASFMTSDSLGFVLTSSDSIQEGKRLFFMNINIGDTLRSCASCHYSEPQDTFHWNPSAYDISMKFRDKSVADLEEALFFPLSDKAFEAHSDPGLEPAQLVMLKVYMDDLAEKKHPDYPVNFIKMIILYAILAVFLFLATDSYVFNIFRKKILKRSLMLIFSIIMLAMLYEEAIALGLQRGYEPDQPLKFSHEVHYEQNGIDCLYCHMPARAGKSAGFPATGICMNCHAVILEGSRSGSFEISQLSGYHTNRVPIPWIRVSNLPDHVYFHHALHYVSGGIECRECHGSLQESHRARQETELSMGWCLDCHATRKSGSFEGEYYRDQYMELRKNLQSTGDSALVKDLGGWDCVQCHF, from the coding sequence ATGATATTCCTTCAAGGAAAAGTTCAGATACTGTTACGCATCTTGTCCATGGCCGTATTCCTGGAGTTTAGCACCGGAGAAACGGCCATGGCCTCATTTATGACATCGGATTCCTTAGGATTTGTTTTAACCTCATCCGACAGCATTCAGGAAGGGAAACGCCTTTTCTTTATGAACATCAATATCGGCGATACACTGCGTTCCTGTGCTTCCTGCCACTATTCAGAACCCCAGGATACATTTCACTGGAATCCATCAGCTTATGACATCTCTATGAAATTTCGTGATAAATCTGTTGCCGACCTGGAGGAAGCCCTGTTTTTTCCGTTGTCGGATAAAGCTTTTGAAGCGCATTCGGATCCCGGACTGGAACCGGCCCAACTTGTTATGCTCAAGGTATACATGGATGATCTCGCAGAAAAAAAACATCCTGATTATCCGGTCAACTTTATAAAGATGATAATTCTTTATGCCATCCTGGCTGTATTTCTTTTTCTGGCAACCGATTCTTATGTGTTCAATATTTTCCGGAAAAAAATATTAAAACGCTCGTTAATGCTGATTTTTAGCATAATTATGCTGGCTATGCTTTATGAGGAAGCTATTGCTCTGGGCCTGCAAAGAGGTTACGAACCCGATCAACCCCTGAAATTTTCCCATGAAGTGCATTACGAACAGAATGGTATCGATTGCCTGTATTGCCATATGCCGGCCAGGGCAGGAAAGTCAGCGGGGTTCCCGGCTACGGGAATATGCATGAATTGTCACGCAGTTATCCTGGAAGGCTCCCGTTCCGGCTCCTTTGAAATATCACAATTATCGGGTTATCATACCAACCGGGTCCCAATTCCATGGATCCGGGTGTCAAACCTCCCCGATCATGTATATTTTCATCATGCCCTGCATTATGTGAGCGGAGGAATAGAATGCAGGGAGTGCCATGGTTCTCTTCAGGAATCTCACAGGGCCAGACAGGAAACGGAATTGTCGATGGGGTGGTGCCTCGATTGCCATGCGACAAGGAAATCCGGTTCTTTCGAAGGTGAATATTACCGCGACCAATACATGGAACTGAGAAAGAACTTGCAATCCACCGGAGATTCTGCGCTGGTAAAAGACCTCGGTGGATGGGATTGCGTGCAGTGTCACTTTTAA
- a CDS encoding DUF839 domain-containing protein, with protein sequence MKKIYISFLMLFWALAMTAQNGLLFNPHIDVDWNYDKSIQVPASPIISQVLFVGGYHEVVALDDNGNPVTIMSKEDNDFIGVTPAGNGDYFISVNHESQVLDEIGGDGGGMTAFKVTRDPNTDTLIVTEQTLNDGRNGKFFLVDFKHTVGETRNNCGGIIGPNGDIWTAEEYPPFSNQEIAGYISDLNNFKIGTGSVYEVNGMVPAFEGEVIKRYQNMGYMVKIDPVNAKAEMKQYNWGRMSFEGGVMMPDEQTFYFFEDGTPGMLTKYVGNTPGDYINGKLYIYKHDLNDPVNGNWLEIDNTNLDLMLNMADWAWTNHATMFNRLEWGIEINGLVYIAETGRDDVGNKWADEYADGGVIAPYHYDRATAQGTVAHATDYTDLYGRVLVYDPVTDSVWVYLEGGPEWPNEVSQPVADYPAVHMSNVDGLGKININGVDYLIMNEDLNGKTYNRQPDGVVSNLCEMFLVDVSNPAPVYSDLIRIGVGPFGAELTGGTGTPDSKTIFVNVQHPKTNPNGNIFPYESDKAVTVALTGFDKLTNIRDAEFPIDWVADQDFQAPTHPDIQYQVVFVGGHHKVQILDRTGQPGGSIVSKEDNDFIGFTAATSDEGYGWISINHESNAYDPFGGNGGGMTSFMIDREPVTDSIVVVETTLADGRSGKFFCVDFINTVGETRNNCGGIIGPNGDIWTAEEYPPAGNNEIVGYIPDTTDWIIGQGVGAYMDLPDAPMFNGTTLARYQNMGWMVKIDPENAVALYKQYNWGRMSFEGGVLMPDNKTVFNFEDGTPGLLTKFVGNAPGDFINGKLFVYKHDLNDPVNGNWIEVDNTDMDKMLNFANYTIPMGVTMFNRLEWGVEIGGKVYIAETGLDNLGSKWSDEYALGGIIPQYHYDRAAAQGTQPYVSGYSDYYGRVIVYDPATDQVSVFLEGGPEYANETSQDIADYPAKHLSNMDGMGKISVNNRDYMLLCEDLNGNTYNRVPNGVPSRQCEMYMLDMSITTPVIDDLVRIMVGPFGAEITGAVGTPDGKTILVNLQHPGNNPQGGVFPYSGDHGVTVALTGWDKGNEGIIDNNNQEMGFSVYPNPAFRQLHLNGTYDVAIYDAAGNLVFIRENTNVVNISNLNSGIYFIRNQHGETQKLIIE encoded by the coding sequence ATGAAGAAAATCTACATTTCTTTTCTTATGCTTTTCTGGGCTTTAGCAATGACGGCTCAGAACGGGCTTCTTTTCAATCCGCATATTGATGTGGACTGGAACTATGACAAATCCATACAGGTTCCTGCTTCTCCGATTATATCGCAGGTCCTTTTTGTCGGAGGTTACCATGAAGTGGTTGCCCTGGATGATAACGGCAATCCTGTTACAATTATGTCAAAAGAGGACAACGACTTTATCGGAGTTACCCCTGCCGGAAACGGTGATTATTTTATTTCAGTAAACCATGAGTCACAGGTACTAGATGAAATCGGTGGTGACGGCGGTGGTATGACAGCCTTCAAGGTTACCCGTGATCCGAACACCGATACGCTGATCGTTACCGAGCAGACTCTGAACGATGGCAGAAACGGTAAGTTTTTCCTGGTAGATTTTAAACATACTGTTGGAGAAACCAGGAATAACTGCGGTGGTATTATCGGACCTAACGGTGATATCTGGACAGCAGAGGAATATCCTCCATTCTCCAATCAGGAGATTGCAGGATACATTTCAGACCTGAACAACTTTAAAATCGGAACCGGTTCTGTTTATGAAGTTAACGGTATGGTTCCTGCTTTTGAAGGCGAAGTGATCAAACGTTACCAGAACATGGGCTACATGGTAAAGATTGACCCTGTAAACGCTAAGGCAGAGATGAAACAATACAACTGGGGCCGTATGTCGTTTGAAGGCGGTGTGATGATGCCTGATGAGCAAACCTTCTACTTTTTTGAGGATGGGACTCCCGGTATGCTTACCAAATATGTAGGTAATACTCCTGGTGATTACATCAATGGAAAACTGTATATATATAAACATGACCTTAATGATCCGGTTAACGGAAACTGGCTTGAAATCGACAATACCAATCTGGATCTGATGCTTAATATGGCTGATTGGGCATGGACCAATCATGCAACCATGTTCAACAGGCTTGAGTGGGGTATTGAGATCAACGGATTAGTATATATTGCTGAGACCGGACGTGATGATGTTGGTAATAAATGGGCAGATGAATACGCTGATGGTGGTGTAATTGCTCCTTATCACTACGATCGTGCAACAGCCCAGGGAACCGTTGCCCATGCTACCGACTATACCGACCTCTATGGCCGTGTTTTGGTTTATGACCCCGTAACCGACAGTGTTTGGGTTTACCTCGAAGGTGGTCCTGAATGGCCAAATGAAGTTTCCCAACCGGTTGCCGATTACCCTGCAGTTCATATGTCAAATGTGGATGGCTTGGGAAAAATTAACATCAATGGTGTTGATTACCTTATTATGAACGAAGACCTTAATGGCAAAACCTATAACCGTCAACCGGATGGTGTCGTTAGTAATCTTTGCGAAATGTTTCTGGTTGACGTTTCAAATCCAGCACCTGTATATTCAGATCTGATCAGGATTGGCGTTGGTCCTTTTGGAGCTGAGCTGACCGGAGGAACAGGAACGCCTGACAGCAAAACCATTTTCGTCAATGTACAGCATCCCAAAACCAATCCTAATGGCAATATCTTCCCATATGAAAGCGATAAAGCTGTAACTGTTGCCCTTACAGGTTTTGACAAACTAACCAATATCCGTGATGCTGAGTTTCCCATCGACTGGGTTGCAGATCAGGACTTCCAGGCTCCTACCCATCCTGATATTCAGTATCAGGTTGTTTTTGTCGGAGGACATCACAAGGTTCAGATACTTGACAGGACAGGACAGCCAGGTGGAAGCATTGTTTCCAAGGAAGACAATGACTTCATCGGATTCACGGCTGCAACCAGCGATGAAGGTTACGGCTGGATCTCTATCAATCACGAATCCAATGCCTATGATCCCTTCGGCGGAAACGGCGGTGGTATGACTTCCTTCATGATCGACCGCGAACCGGTTACCGACTCTATTGTGGTGGTTGAAACTACCCTTGCAGACGGCCGCAGCGGCAAATTCTTCTGTGTTGATTTCATCAATACTGTTGGTGAAACCCGTAATAACTGCGGTGGTATTATAGGACCCAATGGGGATATCTGGACAGCGGAAGAGTATCCTCCCGCCGGTAACAATGAGATCGTTGGTTACATTCCCGATACTACGGATTGGATTATTGGCCAGGGAGTAGGAGCCTATATGGATCTTCCTGATGCTCCTATGTTTAACGGAACCACTCTTGCCCGTTACCAGAACATGGGGTGGATGGTGAAAATAGATCCTGAAAATGCGGTTGCTCTTTACAAACAGTATAACTGGGGCCGCATGTCCTTCGAAGGCGGTGTTCTTATGCCCGATAATAAAACTGTTTTCAATTTTGAAGATGGAACCCCCGGTTTGTTAACAAAATTCGTAGGAAATGCTCCCGGTGATTTCATTAACGGTAAACTCTTCGTTTACAAACATGATCTGAATGACCCGGTAAACGGAAACTGGATAGAAGTGGACAATACCGATATGGACAAGATGCTCAACTTCGCAAACTACACCATTCCTATGGGAGTTACCATGTTCAACAGGCTTGAGTGGGGTGTTGAGATTGGTGGAAAAGTTTACATCGCAGAAACAGGCCTTGACAATCTGGGCTCCAAGTGGTCGGATGAATATGCTTTGGGTGGCATTATTCCCCAATATCATTATGACCGCGCTGCCGCACAGGGAACACAACCTTATGTAAGTGGTTATTCTGATTATTATGGTCGCGTAATCGTTTATGATCCGGCAACCGACCAGGTAAGTGTTTTCCTCGAAGGCGGACCGGAATACGCCAATGAAACATCCCAGGATATTGCCGATTATCCCGCAAAACACCTCTCCAATATGGACGGCATGGGCAAGATCAGCGTTAACAATCGCGATTATATGCTGCTTTGTGAAGACCTTAACGGAAATACCTATAACCGTGTTCCCAACGGTGTTCCCAGCAGACAGTGCGAAATGTACATGCTCGATATGTCTATTACAACTCCGGTTATTGATGACCTGGTCCGTATCATGGTTGGTCCGTTCGGAGCTGAGATCACCGGCGCTGTTGGTACTCCCGATGGCAAAACCATCCTCGTTAACCTGCAGCATCCGGGAAATAATCCGCAGGGTGGTGTGTTCCCATACTCCGGTGATCATGGCGTAACCGTTGCTCTTACCGGATGGGATAAAGGTAACGAAGGCATTATCGATAACAATAACCAGGAAATGGGCTTCAGCGTATACCCGAACCCCGCTTTCCGCCAGCTACACCTTAACGGTACCTACGATGTTGCTATCTATGACGCTGCCGGTAACCTGGTGTTTATCCGTGAAAACACTAACGTTGTTAATATCTCTAACCTGAATTCAGGGATCTATTTCATTCGCAACCAGCACGGCGAAACGCAGAAACTCATCATCGAATAA
- a CDS encoding T9SS type A sorting domain-containing protein, which produces MKKTITHLSMLLPVVCLVLTSGAQDNSLYYQGGELVRELSQGVNPGDNHTAVYGTPSLNRHSSSRVLTEINFDDKFYLPCAFASVDPLQGEYEGYGVIFGGPTDYDGGALLDECSGFAVTGYSPPNYLAFNTLAVLSGGGIPKGPEDIYFDPPVAYVEILAGSSWAGIIDMFAYDEMDNLLDSDQLTGTDNLQLMSVTGERIAKVTIQFSGNGLVLDNLVFDTYLAPDDLDMVYLPGTQTANFEWKYATMNGIDEEFLYDANNWIPVTGEWTIDPGAYVAENQGLKSATTFYNYNFSGFDLEVKMKKSQGSDCNAGIYFHGDPSEINNNGNWMNGYHLIVCNNGNYNIVLYENGSYYFIQAITFSANLNTGAGSYNTVRIIRDNGYIEVFFNGFLEGTWYDDTYNSGKIGLKLYDDSPGAGKGYFDYVKINPVSDGYTFQPVNPSKYRKAFSENNDCADCSSCTSEDYTLELAPYPPESQFTFTGNRAFQNFNFYMNGSIVDQTSVPSHSLSLTDFMLYSFYVTARYDEGESNQTNYELLWIIENPLYTQTPYNPANSWAAFSSDANKLVPMTVYDNFTSTENIYGIEFFGINLKLDGSSYQPCNNEDPMDFLIKFYEDDAGTPGAEIASFSPTIERIETNVLYTYNAGIAPLFHYRYYLTDPVVLNEGWVSVQATSISSPDCIFFWMSSPEGDGIAYQSDGIAMILIEDVSFAILGESSVGIIEVPEDDIRLYPNPVSNRLYIESNEEILEITIYNHLGQEIYHEKYRGNNVEINTSDFSAGLHMVSLSTGEGITVRKVIVQ; this is translated from the coding sequence ATGAAAAAAACAATTACCCATCTCTCTATGTTGTTGCCTGTTGTATGTTTGGTTTTAACTTCCGGTGCGCAGGATAACAGTTTGTATTATCAGGGAGGTGAGCTTGTCAGGGAGTTGTCACAAGGAGTCAATCCCGGAGATAATCATACTGCTGTGTATGGGACCCCTTCGCTTAATCGTCACAGTTCCAGCAGAGTTTTGACGGAGATCAATTTTGACGATAAATTTTATCTTCCGTGTGCATTTGCATCTGTTGATCCCTTACAGGGTGAGTATGAAGGATATGGTGTAATATTTGGCGGGCCGACGGACTATGATGGCGGAGCGTTACTTGATGAATGTTCCGGTTTTGCGGTTACAGGGTATTCTCCACCCAATTATCTTGCTTTCAATACATTAGCTGTATTATCAGGAGGAGGCATTCCAAAAGGGCCGGAAGACATATATTTTGACCCTCCGGTTGCTTATGTGGAAATTCTGGCCGGATCATCATGGGCAGGTATTATTGACATGTTTGCCTACGACGAAATGGATAACCTCCTGGATTCCGATCAATTAACAGGAACAGATAATTTGCAGCTTATGTCCGTTACCGGTGAAAGGATTGCTAAAGTTACCATCCAGTTCAGCGGAAACGGACTGGTTCTCGACAACCTTGTCTTCGACACCTACCTGGCGCCAGACGACCTGGATATGGTTTATTTACCAGGTACACAAACGGCAAACTTTGAATGGAAATACGCAACCATGAACGGCATTGATGAAGAGTTTCTTTACGATGCCAACAACTGGATACCGGTTACCGGGGAATGGACCATTGACCCTGGAGCATATGTTGCTGAAAACCAGGGTTTAAAATCAGCAACCACGTTCTATAATTATAACTTCTCCGGTTTTGACCTGGAAGTCAAAATGAAAAAAAGCCAGGGTAGTGATTGCAATGCAGGAATATATTTCCATGGAGACCCTTCCGAAATTAATAATAATGGTAATTGGATGAATGGTTACCATTTAATTGTTTGCAATAATGGCAATTATAATATTGTCCTTTATGAGAATGGAAGTTATTATTTCATTCAGGCAATAACTTTCAGTGCAAACCTGAATACAGGAGCCGGCTCATATAACACCGTCAGAATCATCCGTGACAATGGATATATTGAAGTGTTCTTCAATGGTTTCCTTGAGGGCACCTGGTATGATGACACCTATAATTCAGGAAAAATCGGATTGAAGCTTTATGATGATAGTCCGGGAGCCGGAAAAGGATACTTCGATTATGTTAAGATCAATCCTGTTAGTGACGGATATACATTCCAGCCGGTGAACCCGTCAAAATACAGAAAGGCTTTTTCGGAAAACAATGATTGCGCCGATTGCAGCTCGTGTACTTCGGAAGATTACACGCTTGAGCTGGCTCCATATCCTCCTGAAAGCCAATTTACATTTACCGGAAACAGAGCTTTCCAGAATTTTAATTTTTATATGAATGGTAGCATAGTTGACCAAACCAGTGTTCCCAGCCATTCGTTGAGTCTGACAGATTTCATGTTATATAGTTTTTACGTAACAGCCCGGTATGATGAGGGTGAATCAAATCAAACGAACTATGAACTACTTTGGATTATCGAAAATCCATTGTACACCCAGACCCCATACAATCCGGCTAATTCATGGGCGGCATTCTCAAGCGATGCTAATAAACTGGTGCCTATGACTGTATATGACAACTTCACATCGACTGAAAACATCTATGGAATTGAATTTTTTGGAATAAATCTTAAACTCGATGGGTCATCGTATCAACCATGCAACAACGAAGATCCAATGGATTTTCTCATTAAGTTCTACGAAGATGATGCCGGAACACCGGGAGCTGAGATTGCTTCCTTTTCACCCACGATTGAAAGAATTGAAACCAATGTATTGTATACCTATAATGCAGGCATTGCCCCGCTCTTCCACTACAGGTATTATTTAACGGATCCGGTAGTACTGAATGAAGGATGGGTATCGGTACAGGCTACTTCCATTTCCTCACCTGATTGTATTTTCTTTTGGATGAGTTCACCCGAAGGTGATGGTATAGCTTACCAGTCGGACGGGATTGCGATGATTCTTATTGAGGACGTATCATTTGCGATATTAGGAGAATCTTCCGTTGGAATCATTGAAGTTCCTGAAGATGATATCCGCCTCTATCCAAATCCTGTCTCCAACCGTCTCTATATCGAATCCAACGAAGAGATATTGGAGATTACCATTTATAACCATCTCGGTCAGGAAATCTACCATGAAAAATACCGCGGAAACAATGTAGAAATAAACACATCTGACTTTTCTGCCGGGTTACACATGGTAAGTCTTTCCACCGGCGAGGGCATTACTGTAAGAAAGGTCATAGTTCAATAA
- a CDS encoding c-type cytochrome, which produces MKKIFLTLILMITVLYLRSQNVNNLLIPDEADQLVNPYTNDTKAPLRGARVYKKVCWTCHGDNGSGTGPQAAEIETKPANFKDPLVAGRSDGALFWWISNGGSDMQAFKDALTEDEIWDLVMYIRKVQND; this is translated from the coding sequence ATGAAGAAGATTTTCTTGACCCTGATCTTAATGATAACCGTTCTTTATCTTAGGTCACAGAACGTAAATAACCTATTAATCCCCGATGAAGCAGACCAATTGGTCAATCCTTATACAAACGACACAAAAGCCCCCTTACGTGGAGCCAGGGTTTATAAAAAAGTATGCTGGACCTGCCATGGCGACAACGGATCAGGTACAGGGCCTCAGGCCGCTGAAATAGAAACCAAACCCGCCAACTTCAAAGATCCTTTGGTGGCCGGCCGGTCCGATGGTGCATTGTTCTGGTGGATATCCAACGGCGGCAGCGATATGCAGGCTTTCAAGGATGCTCTTACCGAAGACGAGATTTGGGACCTTGTGATGTATATCCGGAAAGTTCAGAACGATTAA